A single window of Nitrospinota bacterium DNA harbors:
- a CDS encoding class I adenylate cyclase gives MHLSPQEDAIDLLKNRRFFLQFNQHKIERALNTFSEPDRMIFMVIPRLLHVNQKGLPGYLGEDVPCGIHNYTIDPQTLFFAEKLFPAVIIRRHETLTPAIHSLLLVGSVGSIAQNQKSDLDYTLLVDKSRLSENDIALLKRKLKLIERWVMFEFDLETHFFINDIQEVKNNIFGESDSESTGSALAKLLKEEMYRTMIVAAGKIPFWWIVPVRTDNNEYDNLFQRVSKGETLLDGDDFIDIGNIADISDGEFFGGSIWTLIKSFNSPFKTLLKMGLLEEYMFNKTSFNLLCHQIKEKVFSGDHSYQVDPYLMLYERVENFFQETKSSKEMDALRVAFYMKIGTQVDLDQLDTASNDSKLTILKNKLDLWGWPISKLEHLNTYKNWQMNQKVAMGNRVNKILMKSYEAISERNKSLDPSDTLITKKDTHLLGRKLFSFYRKIPNKVENLFSLVEGNTAETALTFLLDKNSPIKNPVWYLVRGKTMNVDKLKPENIIKTASSLQFLIAFTAFNKLFQKSTDIFIRPESLSITTSNLHIMLNQIDIFLGQVSINAIHNDDLLSSVRITKLYMIVDFGIIDPSEIILGDIHQCKSNTDLKRFITPRIDKIKNLTTIYLTSWGELFCKTYSGPNLINRCVEELSSQIVLENNSENNFLKVFIPSKHCEILQVPWLTKYLLRAMKNKKIPLANQKAS, from the coding sequence ATGCATTTATCGCCGCAGGAAGACGCCATTGATCTGTTGAAAAACCGAAGGTTTTTTCTTCAATTCAATCAACATAAAATCGAACGAGCTCTTAATACATTTTCCGAGCCCGACCGGATGATATTTATGGTTATTCCCAGGCTTCTTCATGTCAATCAGAAGGGATTACCGGGTTATCTGGGGGAAGATGTTCCCTGCGGAATTCATAACTACACAATAGACCCGCAAACTCTATTTTTTGCTGAAAAATTATTTCCTGCGGTCATCATCCGACGCCATGAAACTCTCACTCCTGCCATCCATTCGTTGTTGTTGGTAGGAAGCGTTGGTTCCATTGCGCAAAACCAAAAATCCGACCTGGACTACACCCTCCTGGTGGACAAATCCAGGCTTTCGGAAAATGACATCGCGCTCTTGAAAAGAAAACTAAAATTGATTGAAAGGTGGGTCATGTTCGAGTTTGACCTGGAAACCCATTTTTTTATTAACGATATCCAGGAAGTAAAAAATAATATCTTCGGAGAGAGCGACAGCGAAAGCACGGGTTCTGCACTGGCGAAATTGTTGAAGGAAGAAATGTACCGGACGATGATCGTTGCCGCAGGGAAAATTCCCTTCTGGTGGATTGTCCCGGTAAGAACGGATAACAATGAATATGACAACCTGTTTCAACGGGTCAGTAAAGGAGAAACCCTTCTTGATGGGGATGATTTTATAGATATCGGAAATATTGCTGATATTTCTGACGGAGAGTTTTTTGGAGGATCTATCTGGACTTTAATTAAATCCTTCAATTCTCCTTTTAAAACATTATTGAAAATGGGACTGCTTGAGGAATACATGTTCAACAAAACCTCATTCAATCTTCTGTGCCACCAGATCAAGGAAAAAGTTTTCTCCGGTGATCACTCTTATCAGGTAGACCCTTACCTCATGTTATATGAGCGTGTGGAAAACTTTTTCCAGGAAACCAAGTCCAGCAAGGAAATGGATGCCTTGAGAGTTGCCTTTTATATGAAAATTGGAACCCAGGTTGATTTGGATCAACTGGATACGGCATCCAATGACTCAAAACTTACTATTTTGAAAAATAAGCTTGATCTGTGGGGTTGGCCCATTTCCAAGTTAGAACATTTGAACACCTATAAAAACTGGCAAATGAACCAAAAAGTGGCAATGGGAAACCGAGTCAATAAAATACTTATGAAATCGTACGAAGCTATCTCTGAAAGAAACAAATCGCTTGATCCTTCGGATACTTTAATTACGAAAAAGGACACTCACCTCCTGGGCCGCAAATTATTCAGTTTTTACCGCAAAATACCTAACAAAGTCGAAAACCTGTTTTCTCTGGTCGAGGGAAATACAGCGGAAACTGCCCTAACCTTTCTCCTGGACAAGAATAGCCCTATAAAAAATCCCGTCTGGTATTTGGTTCGGGGAAAAACCATGAATGTCGATAAGCTAAAACCGGAAAATATCATCAAAACGGCATCTTCTTTACAGTTCCTGATAGCGTTCACGGCTTTCAACAAGTTATTTCAAAAATCCACGGACATTTTCATCAGGCCGGAATCCCTGTCGATCACTACAAGCAACTTACATATTATGCTTAACCAGATAGACATTTTCCTGGGACAGGTAAGCATAAACGCCATTCACAACGATGATTTATTGTCATCAGTACGCATCACCAAGCTTTATATGATAGTCGACTTCGGAATTATTGATCCCAGTGAAATTATCCTGGGAGATATACACCAGTGCAAATCCAATACAGATCTGAAGCGATTCATCACCCCGCGAATTGATAAAATCAAAAATCTAACGACGATATATCTGACTTCCTGGGGAGAATTATTTTGCAAGACCTATTCAGGACCCAACTTAATTAATCGTTGCGTGGAAGAATTAAGCAGCCAGATCGTTCTCGAAAATAATTCGGAAAATAATTTTTTGAAAGTATTTATTCCCAGTAAACATTGTGAAATTTTACAGGTTCCATGGTTGACTAAATATCTGCTCCGCGCGATGAAAAACAAAAAAATACCACTCGCTAACCAAAAGGCCAGCTAA
- a CDS encoding OmpA family protein yields MFLEEKNIIDASEYRPNTETRIAVTAEFSNGLGSFLVTYSDLITLVLVIFVLLYSISKVDPEKFSEAFSSFQEQEFRYETNNTRLNNDELKMLKRVRELVKDNVDPESLVRSDVRTVLIRLKSSDLFAPGSADLIQGAEELILNSIRKDMQDGVKQVHVDGHTDDVPMKENQNFPTNWELSSVRASHVARVIIDKFKFSPERIVVAGYGQYRPIKPNNNDLNRALNRRVEIKILKDVKVTEENLTTKPTKSQSKNSESEQNLSTPNLLPIKTYFQNP; encoded by the coding sequence ATGTTTCTGGAGGAAAAAAATATTATTGACGCTTCCGAATACAGGCCCAATACAGAAACCCGTATTGCTGTGACCGCTGAGTTTTCTAACGGGCTGGGAAGTTTTCTCGTCACCTATTCAGACCTCATCACCCTGGTCCTGGTTATTTTTGTTTTACTGTATTCGATATCCAAGGTAGACCCTGAGAAATTTTCAGAGGCATTTTCCTCCTTTCAGGAACAAGAGTTCCGTTATGAAACCAATAATACCCGGTTAAATAATGATGAATTAAAAATGCTCAAACGGGTACGGGAGCTGGTCAAGGATAATGTCGACCCTGAAAGCCTGGTTCGTAGCGATGTCAGAACGGTTCTGATTCGCTTGAAGTCATCAGACCTTTTCGCTCCTGGCAGTGCGGACTTAATTCAAGGAGCAGAAGAATTGATTCTCAATTCTATAAGAAAGGATATGCAGGATGGGGTTAAACAGGTTCATGTCGATGGACACACCGATGACGTTCCCATGAAAGAGAACCAAAATTTCCCGACAAACTGGGAACTGTCCTCAGTTCGTGCCTCGCATGTCGCCAGAGTGATCATTGATAAGTTTAAATTTTCTCCAGAACGTATCGTTGTCGCCGGATACGGTCAATACCGCCCTATAAAACCGAACAATAATGATTTAAACCGCGCCTTGAACCGCCGAGTGGAAATTAAAATACTAAAAGATGTCAAAGTCACTGAAGAAAATCTAACTACTAAACCGACCAAAAGCCAAAGTAAAAACTCTGAATCAGAACAAAATTTATCCACCCCCAACCTCCTCCCCATAAAGACTTATTTCCAAAATCCTTAA